Genomic segment of uncultured Fibrobacter sp.:
GCCGTGCTTCGGGCTCCATTGACGAGACTTATGCAGAATTCGGGCTGTCCGTCCGCTGCGTCCAGGATTCGTCCGCAAACGAATAAAAGAAAAAATCGGCCCGACGGATCGGACCGATTTCAAATTAACCGTATAACCAATTAGAGCAGGTCGACGATGGCCTTGAAGAGCCTGTCGGCCAGTGCGTTCGTTTCGAGACCTTCGATAACGCTGAACTGGTTGAACATGATGCGTCCCTTGCCGAACGGGTAGAGCTGCAGGTCGACGCCCGTCTTGACTTCGCCGTCCTTGATGCTGACGGAACGTGCGTAGACGGTCGCATTCGGGAGCTCGTTCAGCGAGATGCCCGGCATGGCCGCTGCCGAGTTGTGGTCGAGAACCTTCTTGTTGCCGAACACGTGCAGGAGCGGGGAACCTTCGGGGAGGTAGTGGACGCTGATTTCCTTTGCGCCGGTAGACCACTGGGCTTCGATTGTCGAATCGAAGTGGTGGCTCTGGTTCAGGAAGTCGATATCTTCGGTCGTGAGGTCGGAGAGCAGGAGCGTCTTGCCGCCGTTCTTCGTGACGTCGATAATCTTGTAAAGGATTTCGTCGGGCCAGGAACTCAGGTTGGCCGTGAAGATAATCTGTTCCGGACCGGAGAGTGCGGCGAGGGCGTCGCTCGATTCCTCGTTTTCGTCGAGGAAGCAGACCTTCTTCATCGCGCTCTTCACGTCGGACTGCTCGATGACAATCAGGTCTTCGAAGGAGGAATGGATTTCCTTGCCGTTGTCCTTGAGCGTGAGCTTGATCTGGTAGAAGCCCAGGTTGCGCGGGGCGACCATCGTGCAGATGCCCAGCTGGGTAAGGCTCGTCTTGCCGGCGGGCTCTTCCGGGGTGATGGTCTGGGTAGAAAGCACCTTGTCGTTTTCCAGCAGCGAGACTTCGACTTCCACGTTTTCGCAGCGGCTGTTGTTGAGCAGCGTGAGCTGGAAGTTGATTTCGCTCTGCGGGGTGACCACGTGTTCCAGTTCGCTGATGAGCACGCGGCTCGGCGCGGTGATTTCACGGGTGAACTTCTCGAGGCCCTTGCTTTCGCGGTTCTCGTTGCAGATGCCGCTGAAGTCGGTGCCGTAGTCGGCCCACTGGTCGAGGAAGAAGCCGGCGACCTGCGGGTTGCTCTGGAGAGCGGTAATCTGGTCAAGCTTGCTCTTGGTCGCGATGGCGCGGAGGTCCTTGTTGAAGTCTTCGAAAGAGGCCCAGACGGACTTGCCGCTTTCGCTCAGGAAGGTTTCGACGGCCTTGTAGAGGTTCTTGATTTCCTTCTGGCTCTTGATGCAGCGCGGACCGTTGATGTTGGTCGGCTTGTTCGGGAGCAAGGTGTGGTTCTTGAGCGTGACCAGCAGCTTGTTCTCGATATCGGCTGCGAAGTTTTCTTCGCCTTCCTGGAAGTTCGAGTCGCCGAGGCCGGTATCCGGAATGTCGAGCTCGTCGTTTTCCTTGTCGAAGCAGTGGGCGAGGTAATGCGTGTAGGCCGCGCTCGGGTTCAGGCGCGGGTTGATGCGCAACGTGGCGTACTGGAAAATCCTGTCGTTCGAGACGGGCAGGAGCTTGCCGGTATCCTTGTAGAAGGCGCCTTCGTTGTCGAGGTAGATACTGTCGAGGTTGCTGATGGCCGGGCGGCACATGTCGAGCGGGCTAATCATGTTCAGGAGCTTGTTGCCGTTCTGGAGCATGAAGGTGCCGTTCTCGGAGCCGAGGACCCACACGGCGATACACGGATGGTGCTGCTGTTCCTTGACGATATCGTTGATGAGTTTCTTCGCAATTTCGAGGCCCTGCGGGGTGGAGCGCATCGTGTGGAACGGGAATTCCTGGAACACCAAAAGGCCGATGCGGTCGCAGATGTCCAGAGCGTCGGTGCTGAGCGGAGCGCCGCAGCTGCGGATGGCGTTGAATCCTGCCGCCTTCACGGCGCGGAGGTCTTTTTCGAGCTTGGGGTTGTCGGTGGTCCAGAGGCCGCCTTCGCTCCATTGCTGGTTGTAGCTGACACCCTGGATCTTGAGAATCTGGTCGTTCAGGTAGTAGTCGCCCTTGAGGCAGTCAAACTTGCGGAAGCTGAACGTCTTGACGACGGGGAAGGAATACTCGGGGGCCTTGCCCTTGTTGCCCTTGATTTCGAGCTGGAGCTCGATGGCGAACAGGTTGGGCTTGTCCGGGCTCCACACGCACTTGTCCTTTTTCCAGTCCTTGATGCCGAG
This window contains:
- a CDS encoding sugar-binding domain-containing protein; this translates as MNKIMSLDGDWQMKWDTEDSGISNRWYATYPENTETVTVPHIWERAFSKLLMSQDCAYYFKRFTLDDEKLVAKRVFLRFERISTHASIWLNGKFLGTHFGAYTSFILETQKALKIGEENILCVRVANMGAANSRIDFGRESREGADDRYAHPSEMPVGLPWNQYPFGGIYGHVDLILGNAAFISDVHLEPDMDQERVTVETTFNNPRGFQTRLRILMKSPSGDVYESYKTLKLDRENATTKMVLGIKDWKKDKCVWSPDKPNLFAIELQLEIKGNKGKAPEYSFPVVKTFSFRKFDCLKGDYYLNDQILKIQGVSYNQQWSEGGLWTTDNPKLEKDLRAVKAAGFNAIRSCGAPLSTDALDICDRIGLLVFQEFPFHTMRSTPQGLEIAKKLINDIVKEQQHHPCIAVWVLGSENGTFMLQNGNKLLNMISPLDMCRPAISNLDSIYLDNEGAFYKDTGKLLPVSNDRIFQYATLRINPRLNPSAAYTHYLAHCFDKENDELDIPDTGLGDSNFQEGEENFAADIENKLLVTLKNHTLLPNKPTNINGPRCIKSQKEIKNLYKAVETFLSESGKSVWASFEDFNKDLRAIATKSKLDQITALQSNPQVAGFFLDQWADYGTDFSGICNENRESKGLEKFTREITAPSRVLISELEHVVTPQSEINFQLTLLNNSRCENVEVEVSLLENDKVLSTQTITPEEPAGKTSLTQLGICTMVAPRNLGFYQIKLTLKDNGKEIHSSFEDLIVIEQSDVKSAMKKVCFLDENEESSDALAALSGPEQIIFTANLSSWPDEILYKIIDVTKNGGKTLLLSDLTTEDIDFLNQSHHFDSTIEAQWSTGAKEISVHYLPEGSPLLHVFGNKKVLDHNSAAAMPGISLNELPNATVYARSVSIKDGEVKTGVDLQLYPFGKGRIMFNQFSVIEGLETNALADRLFKAIVDLL